TCTGGCGACCCAGCGGGCCCTTCGGCAGCATGCCCTTCACGGCGATCTCGATCACTCGCTCCGGGTGGCGCTCCAGCGCCTGGGCCAGGGACTCGGTCTTCAGGTTGCCGATGTAGCCGGTGAAACGGTGATACATCTTTTCCTGCAGCTTCTTGCCGGTGACGGCAATCTTTTCTGCATTGATGACGACCAGGTAGTCGCCGGTATCAACGTGGGGGGTG
The Mesobacillus boroniphilus DNA segment above includes these coding regions:
- the rplM gene encoding 50S ribosomal protein L13, producing MSTFTAKNETVQRDWYLVDAEGKTLGRLATELARRLRGKHKPVYTPHVDTGDYLVVINAEKIAVTGKKLQEKMYHRFTGYIGNLKTESLAQALERHPERVIEIAVKGMLPKGPLGRQ